One Salvelinus namaycush isolate Seneca chromosome 4, SaNama_1.0, whole genome shotgun sequence genomic window carries:
- the LOC120046120 gene encoding protein transport protein Sec24C-like isoform X3, which yields MDGINRTKGPFVMFMGHIGVPTKESRQSSRYELRMNVNQQPPMASPYGQPQPGYGQPSYAPLGGGYPGPYGPYSGPATAYQPGAPQGSARGPTPVSTSQAYSQYAQGDIQNGPPPMDHSMAQPAHRPPVSQPYSQGAMNLSGPHPSYPQQYQAQPSMQQMTNQMSGMQVGSGPLTSTGPGYAPPPSSKPPISAAYSAAAPPSYTQAPPVSGAPSQPPPPSEPAAPQPYYDGPPPSQQQHFPSSAPPPSQPFPSSPYSGPPPSSQPWAPADSRQQSFPPGPPTPAQQTFPNSAPPPVSQASYSGPPPSSQPGPFPPTFAPPAQYPAPQPPSQPGPPPFHSGPPPQCPMPPPSMSQQQANHLPPGPMQQPPQPGMQGGYPPQQNGAFGQPRGPQPSYAGPQYPGQQNYGAGPAPTTAPTQKRLDPDSIPSPIQVIEDDRANKSSEPFTTGVKGQTPPLVTTNFQVKDQGNASPRFIRCTAYNIPCTADMAKQSQVPLAAVIKPLAMLPPDETRPYIVDHGEAGPIRCNRCKAYMCPYMQFIEGGRRFQCGFCSCVTDVPPHYFQHLDHTGKRVDCCDRPELSLGSYEFVATVDYCKNNKLPQPPSFIFFIDVSYNAVKSGMVNIVCQELKTLLDYLPRENPEADSVVRVGFVTYNKVLHFYNVKSSLAQPQMMVVSDVSDMFLPLLDGFLVNVNDSRMVIESLLDQIPEMFADTRETETVFGPVIQAGLEALKAADCAGKLFLFHSSLPIAEAPGKLKNREDKKLVGTDKEKSLFQPQSGFYSNLSKECVAQGCCVDLFLFPNQYVDVATLGVVPVSTGGSVYKYTYFQAEMDRERFLNDLRRDVQKPMGFDAVMRVRTSTGIRATDFFGSFFMSNTTDVELAGLDCDKTVTVEFRHDDKLSEDTGALMQCAVLYTSCSGQRRLRVHNMAVNCCSQLADLYRNCETDTIINFFSKYAYRSLLNTPTKTVRDTLVNQCAQILACYRKNCASPSSAGQVSHSHSPPLGQLILPECMKLLPVYLNCVLKSDVLQPGADVSVDDRAYLRQLLSCMDVSESHVFFYPRLLPLVKLDGGSLPMAVRNSEERLSKGGVYLLETGLYLFLWVGANAQQELLSNIFGTPTFSQIDPNMTSLPELDNPFSQRLREIIVSFRSQRSRYMKLMVVKQEDKAELIFKHFLCEDKSASGGASYVDFLCHMHKEIRQLLS from the exons CTCTAGGTATGAATTGAGGATGAATGTGAACCAGCAGCCTCCCATGGCATCTCCGTACGGCCAGCCCCAGCCTGGCTATGGCCAGCCTAGCTACGCTCCCTTGGGAGGCGGCTACCCCGGCCCCTACGGACCCTACAGCGGCCCCGCTACAGCCTACCAGCCTGGGGCTCCACAAG gatCTGCCAGGGGCCCCACTCCAGTCTCCACCAGCCAGGCCTACTCCCAGTATGCCCAGGGAGACATTCAGAATGGACCCCCACCTATGGATCACTCTATGGCTCAGCCAGCTCACAG GCCTCCAGTGTCTCAGCCGTATAGCCAAGGTGCTATGAACTTGTCGGGGCCACACCCTTCTTACCCCCAGCAGTACCAGGCACAGCCCTCCATGCAACAGATGACCAATCAGATGTCAGGGATGCAGGTCGGGTCAGGCCCCCTCACCTCTACTGGGCCGGGATATG CTCCACCTCCCAGCTCCAAGCCTCCAATCAGTGCTGCCTACTCCGCTGCAGCCCCTCCCTCCTATACCCAAGCTCCCCCAGTGTCTGGTGCCCCATCCCAGCCTCCCCCTCCCAGTGAGCCTGCAGCCCCCCAACCTTACTATGATGGCCCTCCTCCCTCTCAACAACAACACTTCCCCTCCTCCGCCCCCCCTCCCTCACaacccttcccctcctctccataCTCGGGTCCTCCCCCTTCCAGCCAACCATGGGCCCCTGCAGACTCTCGACAACAGTCCTTCCCACCTGGCCCCCCTACCCCTGCTCAGCAAACCTTCCCCAACTCTGCTCCTCCTCCAGTCTCCCAGGCCTCGTACTCtggcccccctccctcctcccaacCTGGCCCTTTCCCACCTACCTTTGCACCCcctgcccagtaccctgcccccCAGCCCCCGTCCCAACCCGGGCCACCTCCCTTCCACTCTGGCCCCCCTCCCCAATGTCCCATGCCACCCCCTTCCATGTCCCAGCAGCAGGCCAACCACCTTCCCCCCGGCCCCATGCAGCAGCCTCCTCAGCCTGGCATGCAGGGAGGATACCCACCCCAGCAGAATG GTGCATTTGGGCAGCCCAGAGGCCCCCAGCCCAGCTATGCAGGCCCGCAGTATCCTGGGCAACAGAACTACGGAGCAGGCCCTGCCCCCACCACTGCACCCACACAGAAGAGACTGGACCCTGACTCAATCCCCAGCCCG ATCCAGGTGATTGAGGACGACCGGGCCAACAAGAGCAGTGAGCCGTTCACCACGGGGGTCAAAGGTCAGACTCCGCCCCTTGTCACCACCAACTTCCAGGTGAAAGACCAGGGCAACGCCAGCCCGCGCTTCATCCGCTGTACAGCCTACAACATACCCTGCACGGCCGACATGGCCAAACAGTCCCAGGTCCCCCTGGCAGCCGTAATCAAACCTCTAGCCATGTTGCCCCCTGacgag ACCCGTCCGTACATCGTGGACCATGGGGAGGCCGGTCCTATCCGCTGTAACCGCTGTAAGGCCTATATGTGTCCCTACATGCAGTTCATCGAGGGCGGACGCCGCTTCCAGTGTGGCTTCTGCAGCTGCGTcacagacg TGCCTCCCCACTACTTTCAGCATCTGGACCACACAGGGAAGAGGGTGGACTGCTGCGACCGGCCAGAGCTCTCGCTGGGCAGCTACGAGTTTGTGGCAACCGTCGACTACTGCAAG AACAATAAGCTCCCCCAGCCCCCGTCGTTCATCTTTTTCATCGATGTGTCTTACAACGCCGTGAAGAGTGGCATGGTTAACATCGTCTGTCAGGAGCTCAAGACTCTACTGGACTACCTGCCCAG GGAGAATCCAGAGGCAGACTCGGTGGTGCGTGTGGGTTTTGTGACCTACAACAAGGTGTTGCACTTCTACAACGTCAAGTCCAGCCTGGCCCAGCCCCAGATGATGGTCGTCAGTGACGTCAGTGACATGTTCCTCCCTCTGCTCGACGGCTTCCTGGTCAACGTCAACGACAGCCGGATGGTCATCGAgag tttgcTAGACCAGATTCCGGAGATGTTTGCAGACACCAGGGAGACTGAGACTGTGTTTGGACCAGTCATCCAGGCAGGACTGGAGGCACTGAAGGCTGCAGACTGTGCCGGGAAGCTGTTTTTGTTCCACTCCAGTCTGCCCATCGCTGAGGCTCCTGGGAAACTGAAGAACAGAGAGGACAAGAAACTGGTGGGAACAGACAAGgagaag TCTCTGTTCCAGCCCCAGTCTGGTTTCTATAGTAACCTGTCTAAGGAGTGTGTAGCACAGGGCTGCTGTGTGGACCTCTTCCTGTTCCCCAACCAGTACGTCGACGTGGCAACGCTCGGCGTGGTGCCCGTCTCCACTGGCGGCTCAGTCTACAAATACACCTACttccag GCTGAGATGGACCGCGAGCGGTTCCTGAATGACCTGCGGCGAGACGTTCAGAAGCCGATGGGCTTTGACGCTGTCATGAGGGTCCGAACGAGCACAG gtatcaGAGCAACAGATTTCTTCGGCTCGTTCTTCATGAGTAACACGACAGACGTGGAGCTGGCAGGGCTGGACTGTGACAAGACTGTTACCGTGGAATTCCGCCATGACGACAAGCTCAGCGAGGACACGGGGGCACTCATGCAGTGTGCGGTGTTGTACACCAGCTGTAGTGGTCAGCGGCGTCTGAGGGTCCACAACATGGCGGTCAACTGCTGCTCCCAGCTCGCCGACCTCTACCGGAACTGTGAGACAGACACAATCATCAACTTCTTCTCCAAGTATG cgTACCGCAGCCTATTGAACACCCCCACCAAGACGGTGAGAGACACCTTGGTGAACCAGTGTGCCCAGATTCTGGCCTGCTACCGCAAGAACTGTGCCAGCCCCTCGTCTGCCGGACAGGTCAGTCACTCACACAGCCCCCCTCTTGGACAG CTGATCCTACCAGAGTGTATGAAGCTGCTGCCGGTCTATTTGAACTGTGTGTTGAAGAGCGACGTGCTGCAACCGGGAGCTGACGTCTCAGTAGACGACAGAGCCTACCTGAGACAGCTGCTCAGCTGTATGGACGTATCAGAGAGCCACGTCTTCTTCTATCCCCGCCTCCTTCCCCTG GTTAAGTTGGATGGAGGGTCGTTGCCAATGGCAGTGCGTAACTCGGAGGAGCGCCTGTCAAAGGGTGGAGTCTACCTCCTGGAGACAGGGCTCTACCTCTTCCTGTGGGTGGGAGCCAATGCCCAGCAGGAGCTGCTCAGCAACATCTTCGGCACTCCCACCTTCAGCCAGATAGACCCCAacatg ACGAGTCTGCCAGAGCTGGACAACCCGTTCTCCCAGAGACTCAGAGAGATAATCGTCTCCTTCAGATCACAACGATCACGATACATGAAG TTGATGGTGGTGAAGCAGGAGGACAAGGCGGAGCTAATCTTTAaacacttcctgtgtgaggacaAAAGCGCCAGCGGAGGAGCTTCCTACGTCGACTTCCTGTGTCACATGCACAAGGAAATCCGCCAGCTGCTCAGCTAG
- the LOC120046120 gene encoding protein transport protein Sec24C-like isoform X2 yields MDGINRTKGPFVMFMGHIGVPTKESRQSSRYELRMNVNQQPPMASPYGQPQPGYGQPSYAPLGGGYPGPYGPYSGPATAYQPGAPQGYSTYASFPSKAVAANPVSDLASPLDLGSARGPTPVSTSQAYSQYAQGDIQNGPPPMDHSMAQPAHRPPVSQPYSQGAMNLSGPHPSYPQQYQAQPSMQQMTNQMSGMQVGSGPLTSTGPGYAPPPSSKPPISAAYSAAAPPSYTQAPPVSGAPSQPPPPSEPAAPQPYYDGPPPSQQQHFPSSAPPPSQPFPSSPYSGPPPSSQPWAPADSRQQSFPPGPPTPAQQTFPNSAPPPVSQASYSGPPPSSQPGPFPPTFAPPAQYPAPQPPSQPGPPPFHSGPPPQCPMPPPSMSQQQANHLPPGPMQQPPQPGMQGGYPPQQNGAFGQPRGPQPSYAGPQYPGQQNYGAGPAPTTAPTQKRLDPDSIPSPIQVIEDDRANKSSEPFTTGVKGQTPPLVTTNFQVKDQGNASPRFIRCTAYNIPCTADMAKQSQVPLAAVIKPLAMLPPDETRPYIVDHGEAGPIRCNRCKAYMCPYMQFIEGGRRFQCGFCSCVTDVPPHYFQHLDHTGKRVDCCDRPELSLGSYEFVATVDYCKNNKLPQPPSFIFFIDVSYNAVKSGMVNIVCQELKTLLDYLPRENPEADSVVRVGFVTYNKVLHFYNVKSSLAQPQMMVVSDVSDMFLPLLDGFLVNVNDSRMVIESLLDQIPEMFADTRETETVFGPVIQAGLEALKAADCAGKLFLFHSSLPIAEAPGKLKNREDKKLVGTDKEKSLFQPQSGFYSNLSKECVAQGCCVDLFLFPNQYVDVATLGVVPVSTGGSVYKYTYFQAEMDRERFLNDLRRDVQKPMGFDAVMRVRTSTGIRATDFFGSFFMSNTTDVELAGLDCDKTVTVEFRHDDKLSEDTGALMQCAVLYTSCSGQRRLRVHNMAVNCCSQLADLYRNCETDTIINFFSKYAYRSLLNTPTKTVRDTLVNQCAQILACYRKNCASPSSAGQLILPECMKLLPVYLNCVLKSDVLQPGADVSVDDRAYLRQLLSCMDVSESHVFFYPRLLPLVKLDGGSLPMAVRNSEERLSKGGVYLLETGLYLFLWVGANAQQELLSNIFGTPTFSQIDPNMTSLPELDNPFSQRLREIIVSFRSQRSRYMKLMVVKQEDKAELIFKHFLCEDKSASGGASYVDFLCHMHKEIRQLLS; encoded by the exons CTCTAGGTATGAATTGAGGATGAATGTGAACCAGCAGCCTCCCATGGCATCTCCGTACGGCCAGCCCCAGCCTGGCTATGGCCAGCCTAGCTACGCTCCCTTGGGAGGCGGCTACCCCGGCCCCTACGGACCCTACAGCGGCCCCGCTACAGCCTACCAGCCTGGGGCTCCACAAG GTTATTCTACCTATGCCAGCTTTCCCTCTAAGGCTGTGGCAGCTAACCCAGTCTCTGACCTGGCCTCTCCTCTTGACTTGG gatCTGCCAGGGGCCCCACTCCAGTCTCCACCAGCCAGGCCTACTCCCAGTATGCCCAGGGAGACATTCAGAATGGACCCCCACCTATGGATCACTCTATGGCTCAGCCAGCTCACAG GCCTCCAGTGTCTCAGCCGTATAGCCAAGGTGCTATGAACTTGTCGGGGCCACACCCTTCTTACCCCCAGCAGTACCAGGCACAGCCCTCCATGCAACAGATGACCAATCAGATGTCAGGGATGCAGGTCGGGTCAGGCCCCCTCACCTCTACTGGGCCGGGATATG CTCCACCTCCCAGCTCCAAGCCTCCAATCAGTGCTGCCTACTCCGCTGCAGCCCCTCCCTCCTATACCCAAGCTCCCCCAGTGTCTGGTGCCCCATCCCAGCCTCCCCCTCCCAGTGAGCCTGCAGCCCCCCAACCTTACTATGATGGCCCTCCTCCCTCTCAACAACAACACTTCCCCTCCTCCGCCCCCCCTCCCTCACaacccttcccctcctctccataCTCGGGTCCTCCCCCTTCCAGCCAACCATGGGCCCCTGCAGACTCTCGACAACAGTCCTTCCCACCTGGCCCCCCTACCCCTGCTCAGCAAACCTTCCCCAACTCTGCTCCTCCTCCAGTCTCCCAGGCCTCGTACTCtggcccccctccctcctcccaacCTGGCCCTTTCCCACCTACCTTTGCACCCcctgcccagtaccctgcccccCAGCCCCCGTCCCAACCCGGGCCACCTCCCTTCCACTCTGGCCCCCCTCCCCAATGTCCCATGCCACCCCCTTCCATGTCCCAGCAGCAGGCCAACCACCTTCCCCCCGGCCCCATGCAGCAGCCTCCTCAGCCTGGCATGCAGGGAGGATACCCACCCCAGCAGAATG GTGCATTTGGGCAGCCCAGAGGCCCCCAGCCCAGCTATGCAGGCCCGCAGTATCCTGGGCAACAGAACTACGGAGCAGGCCCTGCCCCCACCACTGCACCCACACAGAAGAGACTGGACCCTGACTCAATCCCCAGCCCG ATCCAGGTGATTGAGGACGACCGGGCCAACAAGAGCAGTGAGCCGTTCACCACGGGGGTCAAAGGTCAGACTCCGCCCCTTGTCACCACCAACTTCCAGGTGAAAGACCAGGGCAACGCCAGCCCGCGCTTCATCCGCTGTACAGCCTACAACATACCCTGCACGGCCGACATGGCCAAACAGTCCCAGGTCCCCCTGGCAGCCGTAATCAAACCTCTAGCCATGTTGCCCCCTGacgag ACCCGTCCGTACATCGTGGACCATGGGGAGGCCGGTCCTATCCGCTGTAACCGCTGTAAGGCCTATATGTGTCCCTACATGCAGTTCATCGAGGGCGGACGCCGCTTCCAGTGTGGCTTCTGCAGCTGCGTcacagacg TGCCTCCCCACTACTTTCAGCATCTGGACCACACAGGGAAGAGGGTGGACTGCTGCGACCGGCCAGAGCTCTCGCTGGGCAGCTACGAGTTTGTGGCAACCGTCGACTACTGCAAG AACAATAAGCTCCCCCAGCCCCCGTCGTTCATCTTTTTCATCGATGTGTCTTACAACGCCGTGAAGAGTGGCATGGTTAACATCGTCTGTCAGGAGCTCAAGACTCTACTGGACTACCTGCCCAG GGAGAATCCAGAGGCAGACTCGGTGGTGCGTGTGGGTTTTGTGACCTACAACAAGGTGTTGCACTTCTACAACGTCAAGTCCAGCCTGGCCCAGCCCCAGATGATGGTCGTCAGTGACGTCAGTGACATGTTCCTCCCTCTGCTCGACGGCTTCCTGGTCAACGTCAACGACAGCCGGATGGTCATCGAgag tttgcTAGACCAGATTCCGGAGATGTTTGCAGACACCAGGGAGACTGAGACTGTGTTTGGACCAGTCATCCAGGCAGGACTGGAGGCACTGAAGGCTGCAGACTGTGCCGGGAAGCTGTTTTTGTTCCACTCCAGTCTGCCCATCGCTGAGGCTCCTGGGAAACTGAAGAACAGAGAGGACAAGAAACTGGTGGGAACAGACAAGgagaag TCTCTGTTCCAGCCCCAGTCTGGTTTCTATAGTAACCTGTCTAAGGAGTGTGTAGCACAGGGCTGCTGTGTGGACCTCTTCCTGTTCCCCAACCAGTACGTCGACGTGGCAACGCTCGGCGTGGTGCCCGTCTCCACTGGCGGCTCAGTCTACAAATACACCTACttccag GCTGAGATGGACCGCGAGCGGTTCCTGAATGACCTGCGGCGAGACGTTCAGAAGCCGATGGGCTTTGACGCTGTCATGAGGGTCCGAACGAGCACAG gtatcaGAGCAACAGATTTCTTCGGCTCGTTCTTCATGAGTAACACGACAGACGTGGAGCTGGCAGGGCTGGACTGTGACAAGACTGTTACCGTGGAATTCCGCCATGACGACAAGCTCAGCGAGGACACGGGGGCACTCATGCAGTGTGCGGTGTTGTACACCAGCTGTAGTGGTCAGCGGCGTCTGAGGGTCCACAACATGGCGGTCAACTGCTGCTCCCAGCTCGCCGACCTCTACCGGAACTGTGAGACAGACACAATCATCAACTTCTTCTCCAAGTATG cgTACCGCAGCCTATTGAACACCCCCACCAAGACGGTGAGAGACACCTTGGTGAACCAGTGTGCCCAGATTCTGGCCTGCTACCGCAAGAACTGTGCCAGCCCCTCGTCTGCCGGACAG CTGATCCTACCAGAGTGTATGAAGCTGCTGCCGGTCTATTTGAACTGTGTGTTGAAGAGCGACGTGCTGCAACCGGGAGCTGACGTCTCAGTAGACGACAGAGCCTACCTGAGACAGCTGCTCAGCTGTATGGACGTATCAGAGAGCCACGTCTTCTTCTATCCCCGCCTCCTTCCCCTG GTTAAGTTGGATGGAGGGTCGTTGCCAATGGCAGTGCGTAACTCGGAGGAGCGCCTGTCAAAGGGTGGAGTCTACCTCCTGGAGACAGGGCTCTACCTCTTCCTGTGGGTGGGAGCCAATGCCCAGCAGGAGCTGCTCAGCAACATCTTCGGCACTCCCACCTTCAGCCAGATAGACCCCAacatg ACGAGTCTGCCAGAGCTGGACAACCCGTTCTCCCAGAGACTCAGAGAGATAATCGTCTCCTTCAGATCACAACGATCACGATACATGAAG TTGATGGTGGTGAAGCAGGAGGACAAGGCGGAGCTAATCTTTAaacacttcctgtgtgaggacaAAAGCGCCAGCGGAGGAGCTTCCTACGTCGACTTCCTGTGTCACATGCACAAGGAAATCCGCCAGCTGCTCAGCTAG
- the LOC120046120 gene encoding protein transport protein Sec24C-like isoform X1, whose amino-acid sequence MDGINRTKGPFVMFMGHIGVPTKESRQSSRYELRMNVNQQPPMASPYGQPQPGYGQPSYAPLGGGYPGPYGPYSGPATAYQPGAPQGYSTYASFPSKAVAANPVSDLASPLDLGSARGPTPVSTSQAYSQYAQGDIQNGPPPMDHSMAQPAHRPPVSQPYSQGAMNLSGPHPSYPQQYQAQPSMQQMTNQMSGMQVGSGPLTSTGPGYAPPPSSKPPISAAYSAAAPPSYTQAPPVSGAPSQPPPPSEPAAPQPYYDGPPPSQQQHFPSSAPPPSQPFPSSPYSGPPPSSQPWAPADSRQQSFPPGPPTPAQQTFPNSAPPPVSQASYSGPPPSSQPGPFPPTFAPPAQYPAPQPPSQPGPPPFHSGPPPQCPMPPPSMSQQQANHLPPGPMQQPPQPGMQGGYPPQQNGAFGQPRGPQPSYAGPQYPGQQNYGAGPAPTTAPTQKRLDPDSIPSPIQVIEDDRANKSSEPFTTGVKGQTPPLVTTNFQVKDQGNASPRFIRCTAYNIPCTADMAKQSQVPLAAVIKPLAMLPPDETRPYIVDHGEAGPIRCNRCKAYMCPYMQFIEGGRRFQCGFCSCVTDVPPHYFQHLDHTGKRVDCCDRPELSLGSYEFVATVDYCKNNKLPQPPSFIFFIDVSYNAVKSGMVNIVCQELKTLLDYLPRENPEADSVVRVGFVTYNKVLHFYNVKSSLAQPQMMVVSDVSDMFLPLLDGFLVNVNDSRMVIESLLDQIPEMFADTRETETVFGPVIQAGLEALKAADCAGKLFLFHSSLPIAEAPGKLKNREDKKLVGTDKEKSLFQPQSGFYSNLSKECVAQGCCVDLFLFPNQYVDVATLGVVPVSTGGSVYKYTYFQAEMDRERFLNDLRRDVQKPMGFDAVMRVRTSTGIRATDFFGSFFMSNTTDVELAGLDCDKTVTVEFRHDDKLSEDTGALMQCAVLYTSCSGQRRLRVHNMAVNCCSQLADLYRNCETDTIINFFSKYAYRSLLNTPTKTVRDTLVNQCAQILACYRKNCASPSSAGQVSHSHSPPLGQLILPECMKLLPVYLNCVLKSDVLQPGADVSVDDRAYLRQLLSCMDVSESHVFFYPRLLPLVKLDGGSLPMAVRNSEERLSKGGVYLLETGLYLFLWVGANAQQELLSNIFGTPTFSQIDPNMTSLPELDNPFSQRLREIIVSFRSQRSRYMKLMVVKQEDKAELIFKHFLCEDKSASGGASYVDFLCHMHKEIRQLLS is encoded by the exons CTCTAGGTATGAATTGAGGATGAATGTGAACCAGCAGCCTCCCATGGCATCTCCGTACGGCCAGCCCCAGCCTGGCTATGGCCAGCCTAGCTACGCTCCCTTGGGAGGCGGCTACCCCGGCCCCTACGGACCCTACAGCGGCCCCGCTACAGCCTACCAGCCTGGGGCTCCACAAG GTTATTCTACCTATGCCAGCTTTCCCTCTAAGGCTGTGGCAGCTAACCCAGTCTCTGACCTGGCCTCTCCTCTTGACTTGG gatCTGCCAGGGGCCCCACTCCAGTCTCCACCAGCCAGGCCTACTCCCAGTATGCCCAGGGAGACATTCAGAATGGACCCCCACCTATGGATCACTCTATGGCTCAGCCAGCTCACAG GCCTCCAGTGTCTCAGCCGTATAGCCAAGGTGCTATGAACTTGTCGGGGCCACACCCTTCTTACCCCCAGCAGTACCAGGCACAGCCCTCCATGCAACAGATGACCAATCAGATGTCAGGGATGCAGGTCGGGTCAGGCCCCCTCACCTCTACTGGGCCGGGATATG CTCCACCTCCCAGCTCCAAGCCTCCAATCAGTGCTGCCTACTCCGCTGCAGCCCCTCCCTCCTATACCCAAGCTCCCCCAGTGTCTGGTGCCCCATCCCAGCCTCCCCCTCCCAGTGAGCCTGCAGCCCCCCAACCTTACTATGATGGCCCTCCTCCCTCTCAACAACAACACTTCCCCTCCTCCGCCCCCCCTCCCTCACaacccttcccctcctctccataCTCGGGTCCTCCCCCTTCCAGCCAACCATGGGCCCCTGCAGACTCTCGACAACAGTCCTTCCCACCTGGCCCCCCTACCCCTGCTCAGCAAACCTTCCCCAACTCTGCTCCTCCTCCAGTCTCCCAGGCCTCGTACTCtggcccccctccctcctcccaacCTGGCCCTTTCCCACCTACCTTTGCACCCcctgcccagtaccctgcccccCAGCCCCCGTCCCAACCCGGGCCACCTCCCTTCCACTCTGGCCCCCCTCCCCAATGTCCCATGCCACCCCCTTCCATGTCCCAGCAGCAGGCCAACCACCTTCCCCCCGGCCCCATGCAGCAGCCTCCTCAGCCTGGCATGCAGGGAGGATACCCACCCCAGCAGAATG GTGCATTTGGGCAGCCCAGAGGCCCCCAGCCCAGCTATGCAGGCCCGCAGTATCCTGGGCAACAGAACTACGGAGCAGGCCCTGCCCCCACCACTGCACCCACACAGAAGAGACTGGACCCTGACTCAATCCCCAGCCCG ATCCAGGTGATTGAGGACGACCGGGCCAACAAGAGCAGTGAGCCGTTCACCACGGGGGTCAAAGGTCAGACTCCGCCCCTTGTCACCACCAACTTCCAGGTGAAAGACCAGGGCAACGCCAGCCCGCGCTTCATCCGCTGTACAGCCTACAACATACCCTGCACGGCCGACATGGCCAAACAGTCCCAGGTCCCCCTGGCAGCCGTAATCAAACCTCTAGCCATGTTGCCCCCTGacgag ACCCGTCCGTACATCGTGGACCATGGGGAGGCCGGTCCTATCCGCTGTAACCGCTGTAAGGCCTATATGTGTCCCTACATGCAGTTCATCGAGGGCGGACGCCGCTTCCAGTGTGGCTTCTGCAGCTGCGTcacagacg TGCCTCCCCACTACTTTCAGCATCTGGACCACACAGGGAAGAGGGTGGACTGCTGCGACCGGCCAGAGCTCTCGCTGGGCAGCTACGAGTTTGTGGCAACCGTCGACTACTGCAAG AACAATAAGCTCCCCCAGCCCCCGTCGTTCATCTTTTTCATCGATGTGTCTTACAACGCCGTGAAGAGTGGCATGGTTAACATCGTCTGTCAGGAGCTCAAGACTCTACTGGACTACCTGCCCAG GGAGAATCCAGAGGCAGACTCGGTGGTGCGTGTGGGTTTTGTGACCTACAACAAGGTGTTGCACTTCTACAACGTCAAGTCCAGCCTGGCCCAGCCCCAGATGATGGTCGTCAGTGACGTCAGTGACATGTTCCTCCCTCTGCTCGACGGCTTCCTGGTCAACGTCAACGACAGCCGGATGGTCATCGAgag tttgcTAGACCAGATTCCGGAGATGTTTGCAGACACCAGGGAGACTGAGACTGTGTTTGGACCAGTCATCCAGGCAGGACTGGAGGCACTGAAGGCTGCAGACTGTGCCGGGAAGCTGTTTTTGTTCCACTCCAGTCTGCCCATCGCTGAGGCTCCTGGGAAACTGAAGAACAGAGAGGACAAGAAACTGGTGGGAACAGACAAGgagaag TCTCTGTTCCAGCCCCAGTCTGGTTTCTATAGTAACCTGTCTAAGGAGTGTGTAGCACAGGGCTGCTGTGTGGACCTCTTCCTGTTCCCCAACCAGTACGTCGACGTGGCAACGCTCGGCGTGGTGCCCGTCTCCACTGGCGGCTCAGTCTACAAATACACCTACttccag GCTGAGATGGACCGCGAGCGGTTCCTGAATGACCTGCGGCGAGACGTTCAGAAGCCGATGGGCTTTGACGCTGTCATGAGGGTCCGAACGAGCACAG gtatcaGAGCAACAGATTTCTTCGGCTCGTTCTTCATGAGTAACACGACAGACGTGGAGCTGGCAGGGCTGGACTGTGACAAGACTGTTACCGTGGAATTCCGCCATGACGACAAGCTCAGCGAGGACACGGGGGCACTCATGCAGTGTGCGGTGTTGTACACCAGCTGTAGTGGTCAGCGGCGTCTGAGGGTCCACAACATGGCGGTCAACTGCTGCTCCCAGCTCGCCGACCTCTACCGGAACTGTGAGACAGACACAATCATCAACTTCTTCTCCAAGTATG cgTACCGCAGCCTATTGAACACCCCCACCAAGACGGTGAGAGACACCTTGGTGAACCAGTGTGCCCAGATTCTGGCCTGCTACCGCAAGAACTGTGCCAGCCCCTCGTCTGCCGGACAGGTCAGTCACTCACACAGCCCCCCTCTTGGACAG CTGATCCTACCAGAGTGTATGAAGCTGCTGCCGGTCTATTTGAACTGTGTGTTGAAGAGCGACGTGCTGCAACCGGGAGCTGACGTCTCAGTAGACGACAGAGCCTACCTGAGACAGCTGCTCAGCTGTATGGACGTATCAGAGAGCCACGTCTTCTTCTATCCCCGCCTCCTTCCCCTG GTTAAGTTGGATGGAGGGTCGTTGCCAATGGCAGTGCGTAACTCGGAGGAGCGCCTGTCAAAGGGTGGAGTCTACCTCCTGGAGACAGGGCTCTACCTCTTCCTGTGGGTGGGAGCCAATGCCCAGCAGGAGCTGCTCAGCAACATCTTCGGCACTCCCACCTTCAGCCAGATAGACCCCAacatg ACGAGTCTGCCAGAGCTGGACAACCCGTTCTCCCAGAGACTCAGAGAGATAATCGTCTCCTTCAGATCACAACGATCACGATACATGAAG TTGATGGTGGTGAAGCAGGAGGACAAGGCGGAGCTAATCTTTAaacacttcctgtgtgaggacaAAAGCGCCAGCGGAGGAGCTTCCTACGTCGACTTCCTGTGTCACATGCACAAGGAAATCCGCCAGCTGCTCAGCTAG